A window of the Vanessa cardui chromosome 12, ilVanCard2.1, whole genome shotgun sequence genome harbors these coding sequences:
- the LOC124534418 gene encoding uncharacterized protein LOC124534418 — protein sequence MRVRKPSRLHQDLIGIIGKVADITNIKEIEYLFEFGTDEIDCFLGGLHKVIIKGIRDGAKVKINVIIKWHSNPSDRICFRAAYQRECVFYQYIAPRMLELQRNYNIIEGLKLKFPNCLFANMEYDKETIVTNMATEFKLLDRFYKMDFNHSSLVLKNLAKFHGLSFALQNLSPKEFEGIRDLCCKDVQYANPDAIPKCLVEYFKESVSVITNIEAKVKLEELSPYILKLLSKCSAPVLNYSAICHADCWNNNILFKYQGKRPVDVLFVDYQLVRYASPVTDISYYLYMCADQEILSNHYNQLLDIYYGTLSAVLRQCYLDVEDIYPKRILQKHLIEYSVLGLIESLISMKIITAQTEEALKMTELKYSSDEPYQCESENQAIYVKRINEVVNDYFGRGYSIDALLNQ from the exons ATGCGCGTTCGAAAACCATCTCGTTTACATCAAGATCTTATTGGCATTATTGGTAAAGTTGCCgacattactaatattaaagaaattgaaTATTTGTTCGAATTTGGAACGGATGAAATAGACTGTTTTCTTGGTGGACTACATAAAGTCATTATTAAGGGAATAAGGGATGGTgctaaagttaaaataaatgtgataatAAAATGGCATTCTAACCCTTCAGATCGCATATGTTTTAGAGCGGCCTATCAAAGAGAATGCGTCTTTTACCAATATATAGCACCAAGGATGTTAGAACTCCAgcgaaattataatataattgaaggtttaaaactaaagtttcCAAACTGTTTATTCGCAAATATGGAATACGATAAAGAAACTATAGTTACCAATATGGCGACTGAATTTAAACTACTGGACAGATTTTATAAGATGGATTTCAATCACTCATCGTTGGTTTTGAAGAATCTTGCAAAATTCCACGGACTCTCATTCGCTTTACAAAATTTATCACCTAAGGAATTTGAAGGTATACGAGATTTGTGCTGTAAAGATGTTCAATACGCCAATCCTGATGCTATACCAAAATGTttagttgaatattttaaagaatctGTAAGCGTTATCACGAATATTGAAGCCAAAGTGAAACTTGAAGAATTGTCGCCATATATTTTGAAGCTATTAAGTAAATGTTCTGCAccagttttaaattatagtgCAATTTGTCATGCGGACTGTTGGAATAATAATATCCTGTTTAAATATCAG GGGAAGAGACCAGTCGATGTTCTTTTTGTGGATTATCAGTTAGTCCGCTATGCTTCACCGGTGACGGACATTTcgtactatttatatatgtgtgcgGATCAAGAAATACTTTCCAATCACTACAATCAACTCCTCGATATATACTATGGAACTTTATCAGCAGTGTTGCGTCAGTGTTATTTAGACGTGGAGGATATTTATCCTAAGAGAATTTTGCAAAAACATTTGATTGAATATTCTGTGTTAGGATTAATAGAATCGTTGATATCGATGAAGATAATAACGGCACAAACTGAGGAGGCTTTAAAAATGACTGAACTCAAATATTCGTCTGATGAGCCATATCAATGTGAAAGCGAGAATCAGGCAATATACGTGAAGAGAATAAATGAAGTTGTCAACGACTACTTCGGAAGAGGCTATTCAATAGACGCATTATTAAATCAATGA